From a single Nostoc sp. MS1 genomic region:
- a CDS encoding S-layer homology domain-containing protein, with protein sequence MFIDANFADIQNHWAKTSIIATVRRNIFRGYPDGTFRPSASVTRAELAAIIYTAFGQQPLVRPGITFKDVPANHWAAKAIAAVYQAKFLSGYPDGSFKPSELISRVQTLTALASGLNYQATLEPSSTLRKHYDDWQQIPNYAVNAIAAATEKVVIVNYPDIRRLQPNQNVTRGEVAAFICRILNIPTVPIQYLPGRELFVIAPQFDTADSFSAGLARVQKDNQWGYIDKTGKFVISPQLNEAHPFSEGWALVKENIQRSLSV encoded by the coding sequence ATGTTTATTGATGCGAATTTTGCAGATATTCAAAACCATTGGGCAAAAACTTCTATTATTGCAACTGTTAGACGAAACATATTCAGAGGTTATCCTGATGGGACTTTTCGCCCTTCTGCGTCTGTAACTCGTGCTGAATTGGCCGCAATTATTTACACAGCTTTTGGACAGCAACCGTTGGTGCGTCCTGGGATTACTTTTAAAGATGTTCCGGCTAATCACTGGGCTGCTAAGGCAATAGCAGCAGTATATCAGGCAAAGTTTTTGTCTGGGTATCCTGATGGTTCGTTTAAACCCAGTGAACTCATCTCGCGTGTGCAAACTTTAACCGCTTTAGCCTCTGGCTTGAATTATCAGGCAACACTAGAGCCTAGCAGTACCCTGAGAAAACACTATGATGATTGGCAACAGATACCTAATTATGCTGTAAATGCGATCGCAGCCGCTACGGAAAAGGTAGTGATTGTTAATTATCCAGATATCAGACGCTTACAGCCCAATCAAAATGTTACCAGGGGTGAAGTAGCGGCATTTATTTGTCGCATTCTGAATATTCCTACTGTGCCTATTCAATATCTTCCCGGTAGGGAATTATTTGTAATTGCACCACAATTTGATACGGCTGATTCCTTTTCGGCAGGCTTGGCAAGAGTGCAGAAAGATAATCAATGGGGTTATATCGACAAAACCGGAAAATTTGTGATATCACCACAGTTAAATGAAGCACATCCCTTTTCTGAAGGATGGGCTTTAGTCAAAGAAAATATACAGCGCTCACTCTCAGTTTAA
- a CDS encoding family 10 glycosylhydrolase: protein MEIRGIWLTTTASQVFDSRRNIAEAMDFLATTGFNVVFPVVWNNGLTIYPSRVMQNNFGVAINPRFQGRDPLAELIIEAKRVNIAVIPWFEYGFASSYQKNGGFQPGYYSTLN, encoded by the coding sequence ATGGAAATTCGGGGTATTTGGCTAACTACAACTGCTAGCCAAGTTTTTGACTCTAGACGAAATATTGCTGAGGCGATGGACTTTCTCGCTACCACTGGGTTTAATGTCGTGTTTCCCGTTGTTTGGAATAACGGTTTAACTATTTATCCCAGTCGGGTGATGCAGAATAATTTCGGAGTTGCTATTAACCCGCGATTTCAAGGTAGAGATCCTTTAGCTGAATTAATTATTGAAGCCAAACGAGTCAATATAGCTGTTATCCCTTGGTTTGAATATGGCTTTGCTAGTTCTTATCAAAAAAATGGTGGTTTCCAACCAGGATATTACTCAACCTTGAATTAA
- a CDS encoding 2TM domain-containing protein, with amino-acid sequence MTAFEPNSLRSYSQEDVQRILQLAIARQADDQDKEFSYEQLLEIATELEISPDNLQLAEIDWRSQHHELRQRQAFNTYRLTKFKKRAGNYAIVNAFLLLVDFIGGGTITWSLYLVLFCSLLLGLDVWNTFQTKGEDYEMAFQKWNRKHQIKQTINSFVNKWFKALQI; translated from the coding sequence ATGACGGCATTTGAACCTAACAGTCTCCGTTCTTATAGCCAAGAAGACGTACAGCGAATTTTACAATTGGCGATCGCCCGGCAAGCTGACGACCAAGATAAAGAGTTTAGTTATGAGCAACTGTTAGAAATTGCTACTGAGTTAGAAATATCACCTGACAATTTGCAGTTAGCGGAAATAGATTGGCGATCGCAACACCACGAATTACGGCAAAGGCAAGCCTTTAATACTTACCGCCTGACAAAATTTAAAAAGCGTGCTGGTAATTATGCCATTGTTAATGCTTTTCTCTTATTAGTAGATTTCATTGGTGGCGGTACTATCACTTGGTCGTTATACCTAGTTCTATTTTGCAGTTTGTTACTAGGTCTTGATGTTTGGAACACATTTCAAACCAAAGGCGAAGATTATGAAATGGCTTTCCAAAAATGGAATCGCAAGCATCAAATTAAACAAACTATCAATTCCTTTGTGAATAAGTGGTTTAAAGCCTTACAAATTTAA